The Streptomyces sp. DG1A-41 genomic sequence AACGCCAACGGATACCCCAGTGAAACTGCATGGGGCCAGCCGGCCGTAACGCAAGCTCTCATTGACAAGGTAAAGGCGGCAGGATTCAAAACGATCAGAATCCCGGTCTCCTATTTGAGACACATAGGACCCGGCCCGGATTACACGATAAATTCTTCCTGGCTGAACAGAATTCAACAAGTCGTGAACTACGCTTACAGCCGGGGCCTGCATGTTGTGATCAACATACATGGCGACGGCTACAAGACCATCAACGGTTCCTGGCTGATCTGTGACTCATCCTCCCAGACGACGATCAAGGCCAAGTATCAGAAAGTTTGGCAACAGGTTGCGTACAGGTTCAAGGATTACGACCAGCGCCTGATCCTGGAATCCATGAACGAAGAATTTGACGGGCAATACGGCCGTCCGACCCAGCCGTGCTACTCCAACATAAACAGTTACAATCAGATCTTCGTGGACACCGTGAGGAAAACCGGCGGAAACAACAGTTCAAGATGGCTGCTTGTTCCCGGCTGGAACACGAACATCGATTACACCGCGGGGAATTACGGCTTCGCACTCCCGACCGACCAGTATCGATCTCCCTCCATTCCCAGTAATGAACGGAGGATCATGATTTCCGTTCACTACTACAGTCCGTGGGACTTCGCCGGAGAGGAAAGCGGCAGCATTACTCAATGGGGACGAGCAGCGGCCAATCCATCAAGAACGTCGAGCTGGGGGCAGGAAGACTACCTGGATTCACAATTGAAAATGATGTACGACACGTTCGTCACGAAAGGATACCCGGTAGTTGTCGGCGAATACGGTGCGATCGACAAGTCGTCGTTCGACCCGTCGAACAATAGGTATCGTGCTGACTTCGCACGCGCCGTCACGGTCACTGCAAAGAAGTATGGGGCAGCCGCTATTTACTGGGACAATGGCGAAAACGGACAGTACGGGTTCGGGCTGTTCAACCGACGTTCCTATGCGGTGACCCAGCAGGGCATTGTTGATGCCATCATGAGCGGCGTTCGTAGCGCTGCCGGCAGCCCGGGCGTACCGTCCGGCACATAGCGAGGTCAGGGCAGGACGGTTCTTTCGCGCCCGCCTTCTCTGAGCTGACCCCGGTTTCGTGGAGTCCCTGAAGCCAGGCTTTTTGATCCAGGCCCGAAGGAGAACCACGAGCCGTGGCAGCACCACGTAAGTACCCCGAGGAGCTCCGCGAGCGGGCCGTCCGCGAGGTCCGCACCACCGGCCGCCCGGTCGCGCATGTCGCCCTGGACCTCGGCATCCGCAAAGAACCCCTCAGGCATGGGTCCGCCAGGCCGAAGCCGACGCCGGTGGTCGCCGTCGACGTACGACGATGCGGCCGCCGTCCTCGACGGCCGCTTCCACGAAGCGCTCGACGTTCTCCACGTGCCGCTCGCCGGTTATCGGCCCGACGACGGTGGCCGGGTCGAAGGGGTCGCCGACGGGGACCGCCGGAACCGCGTCGGCGAGGATGTCCAGCGTGGTGTCGTACAGGGACCGGTGGACCAGCAGCCGGGGTCCGCCCATGCAGACCAGCATCGTCTTCCGGGCGGGTCACCGGATACGGGTCCAGGTCACCTCCAGCAACTTCCCCCGCTGGGACCGCAACCTCAACACGGGCGAACCCGAGGAGAACGCGACCACGGCCCGAGTGGCCCGGCAGCAGGTCTTCCACGATCCCGCCCGGCCGTCCCGCATCGTCCTGCCCGTGGTGCCTCCAGCCTGACCGGGAGCGATGGGAGAGCCCGCCGATCCGTTGCTCCGGTGGGCAAGGGCGCCGAAGTAGCCATGTCGGCTCGGTCGAAGGGCGGTAGGCATCCTGCGGCGGAGGCGCTGACCTCCCACGGGCGCCTGCCCCTCGGCAAACGCCGCGGTGAAGATTCCTCGGTCAGCAGACCGACCAGGTTCTGCTCGACCGGCCTGCGATGACGCGGCCGGATCCGGAGGCGGCGGCCATCCGGTCGAGTACGGCACCGAGGGCCTGGCCAAGGGGGCACGAGTGGCCCGTCTGCTCGATCTGATGCCAGAGTCGGCCACCGAACTCCAGCTGCTGGTCAAGGCCCGCTACGCCGCCCACGATCCACTTCATCGACGCCCTGCCCAACACCCCCAGCGGCAAGACCCAGCGCTACCTGCTGCGCAACCGCGGGCGCACCGAACTCGCCGCCTCGGAGCCACGTTGACCGGCATGGAACCTCTGCTCGTCGAGCAACGCGGCACCGTCCGGTGGCTGCTGCTCAACCGCCCCGAGCGGCGCAACGCCCTCGACATCACCCTCATCGAAGCCCTGGACAAACAGATCACCAGCGCTGAGTCCGACCCCGGGCACCGCGGTCATCGCCGTGGCAGGCCGGATACCGAGCTTCTGTGCCGGCGGGGACTTCCACCTTCCTGGAGCTGCACGGGCGGGGCGCCAACCCGGTCGACTTCCTGGTCGACGTGTCGGCCCGCTTTCAGCCGCATCGCGGCCAGCCCGAAGCCATGGGTCGCGGTGGTGCATGGGTCACGCTGTCGCCGGGGCCTCGAACTGGCGCTGGCCTGCGATGTCGTCGTCGCCGCCGACACCAGCCTCATCGGCGACGGCCACCTCAACCGGCGGCTGGTACCGGCCGGCGGATCAAGCGTCCGGTTTCCCGGTGCGGTCGGACGCGGACTTCGGAGGCGATGATCCTGTGGCTGATGACCATGGTCATGACCCGCCGTCTCGGCCGTCGCCGCAGACGAACCGGCCCGGCACCGGCTCGTGTGCCCATCCCCGCGCGACGAGCCGCTTGAGTTTGCACCGCACGCCCTCGGTCTTCGCCGGAACCACCTCCACCCCCAACAAGGCAGTGATCCCACGGCAGTTCAGTGGCTGGCCGCCAGCAGCACGGTGTTCGGCCAGCCGGTCAGGGCTCGGTCTCCCGGCTCTCGCTCGCCCGGACCGCGGCATTGCTGATCGGCGAGGGCCACGCCGCGGAGGAACCCGAGGTCCGTCTGCCCCTCGACGGGCCGTACGAGGACGGTGTCTTCGTCAGCGGTGACGGCAGCCCGGTGAAACGGCTCCGGTTCCCCGTCGCCGTCGAGGAGAGCCCGCTGTTCTGGGAGCGGCCGTTCGAAGCGGTGGGGTCGTCCGCGCCGAGGTGGTCCACCGAAGGCCGACCCCGACCCGGCTCGCCCCGGCCGTCGCGGCGGTTCATGCGAGAGGCCCTGTTCTCGGTCGGGCTTGTGAGTCGTCGGTCAGTGTGGATACGTCGGCCCAGCCGTGCCACGTCTTGGGCCGCACGGCGTAGACGTGCAGCCGACCTGAACGGGGTCGGCGCCGAAGGAGACCCGGCGCGGCGGGTCCTCGGCGTCCACGAGCATCGGCAGCGCCGGTCCGACCGCGGCGGTACCGCCGATCGCGGCGCTGCCGCATGCGGCGGTGGCCGAGAACGGCCTCGCCGGGACAACCTGCACCAGGCGCCACCGTGCAAGGTGCGCTCAACCCCGCGACGGAACCGGCAGGCGTTCGACATTGACATCCTCGTCTTCGTCAACCAGCTCGCCACGGCCTGGGCCGGCAACTCGACCTCGTGGACGCGGCCGCCGACCAGGTCCGCGCCCCCTCCCCGGCAGCCCGCCGCGCCGCCGTCGTCGCTGCCGTTCAACGTCTCTTTCCTGCCACCGCAGGCGACGCCGGCGGCGGGACTGAGAGCTGATAGATCGACATCGGCATCAGCCCGGCCGCATCCCTCGCCTGCGGTGATAGTCGAGGATCTCGGTGATCAGGACCGTCGTGGCCGCACGCCGGGCTCGCAGCAATGCGGCCGGCACGCGGTGGAGGTACTCGAGTTGACCGATTCCGCGAGCTGATGGGCGCAGGCGGGGACGTCCGGTGTGCCGGGTCAGGTCACGGTCGGCAACCATCTGCCAGTGGTCGGCGATCTGGTCGATCAGGGAGTTTGATTCCCGTCGGGCACGCCGGTCAGGCCGGATCCGGCAGCCAGGCGGTGGCTCCGGGGCCGAGGCCGGGGCCGGGGCCGGGTGGAGCGTGTGGTTCCAGTCGCCGTGGAGGTTGTCCCGGGCCAGCGCAAGAACGGCGACCTGCAAGGGGGCCGGGTTCTGCCCGGTGAGGTAGCGGCGGGTGTCCGGCTCGGCTCGTACTCGCAGTCGGCCTTGGTCGTGGCGCTGCCGGATCTCCGGCGGGGTGGGGTGGTCCCAGGTCGGGTGCTTCCGCAGCTGCCGGCGGTTGTAGCTGGTCTCGATGACTCCGTTGCCCACGAGCTGGGGGTGACGGCGATGTCGATGGGGCGACTCGTGGCTGTCCCGTCGGGCGAACGCCCTACGGCATCGTGTGGTCGATCGGCGCCATCCGCTCGATCGACAGCCGGGTGAGCCGCATGGCCTCGATGAGTTCCTCGGTCCTCGCGGGGCTCAGCCGGTCGATGGGGATCGAGCAGCTGATCGCGTCGATCGGGGGTGTGGTGAACCGGAGTGAGAATCCGTAGCAGACGACGCCGACGAAGTTCTCCTCGTTGTCGATGGCGTATCCGCGCTCGGCGGTGGCCCGCAGGTCCTTGATCAGAGCGTCGTGGTCGGCGTGGGTGTTCGGTGTGAGGGGCTTCAGCGTGTCGGGGACATGGTCGGCCAGGTCGGTGTCCAGCCGCTCGGCGAGCAACGCTTTGCCCAGCGCCGTGCTGAAGGCCGGGAGCCGGCGGCCGACCCGGCTGAAGGGGCGGAGGTACTGGCTGGATTCGTGCGTCGCCAGATAGACGATGTCCGTGCGGTCCAGTCGCCCGTAGTGGATGGTCTCGTCGAGCCTGGCGCTCAGGTCGTTGATCAGCGGCTGGACGATGCGCAGATAAGGGTCCGCGTCCAGGTAGGTCGTCCCCGCGAGGAGGGCGCGGATGCCGACGCTGTAGAGCGTGCCGGAGGGATCGGTGCGGACCCAGCCGTGCTCCGTCAGGGTCCGCAGCAGAGCGTAGACGCTGCTGCGCGGGGCGCCGAGGGCCTCGCTGAGTTCTCGCAGCCGGGCGGGCCGGTTCTGCCGCGCGGCCAGGAGCTCGAGCAACTCGACCGTACGGGCTGCCGACTTCACGCCCCGTACGCCACTGACCGCCTCAGGCTCACTCATCGCCACCCCTTCCGAACGCACTCGAAGAATTCTTGCACCGATGCTTGACGGGTTATCAGCCATGTAGCCATGCTCTCCATCACAAGACGACTGTCTACATACGAAGACAGGTGGCGCACATGGAGACGACTCGGGATATCGAGCGCGACCGCGAGACGGCGGATCGGCTGCGCAAAGGGATGGCGCAGGGTGTCCTGTCCTTCCCGCTGACATCCTTCGACGCCGAAGGCGGCCTCGACCTCGACGGCTTCCGCACCCACCTGTCTGCGCAGCTCGCCGCCGGTCCGGGTGCCGTCTTCGTCGCCTGCGGAACCGGAGAGTTCTACTCACTGTCCGCCGAGGAGTACCACGCCGTCGTACGCACCGCCGTCGAGGTCGCGGCGGGACAGGTCCCGGTGGTGGCCGGCGTCGGGTACGGCTGGTCGCTCGGGCTGCAGTTCGCCCGGCTCGCAGAGGGGCCGGCGCGGACGCCGGGCTGCTCATGCCGCACTACCTCATCTCCGCCCCGCAGCACGGATATGTGGACCATGTCCGCGCGGTGGCGGGCGGCTCGCCCCTTCCCCTGATCGTCTACCAGCGCGGGCAGGTCAAGCTGAGCACCGCCGCGGCCAGGGAACTGGCCACGGTCGACGGCGTCGTCGGCCTCAAGGACGGGCACGGCGACCTCGACCAGATGCAGCGGCTGCGGCTGGTGGCGCCCGGCGACTGGCTGTTCTTCAACGGCGTGGCCACCGCGGAGATGCAGGTACGGGCGTACGCGAGCATCGGCATCCCCGCCTACTCCTCGGCGGTCCACGCCTTCGCACCCGAGATCGCGGGCGCCTTCTACGCGGCGCACCGGGCCGGAGACCACCCAAGAATGGAACACCTGCTGAGGGAGTTCTACCTGCCCCTCGTCGAACTGCGCGACCAGGGCACGGGTTATGCGGTGTCCCTGGTCAAGGCTGCGGCCCGGCTCCGCGGAGCCCCGGTCGGCCCGGTCCGCGCACCCCTTATGGAACCGGCCCCTGACCACCTGGGGCAACTCGAGGCCCTCCTGCACACCGGCCTGGCGCTCGCAACGGACAGGTGAGGAAGTGAGGGACCGTCGTGCTCAGCAGCGCGCCCGCATCGTCAAGGTGACCGTCACCCCCATCCTCGTCAGTGACCCGCCGCTGTTCAACTTCCTTGGTGCGCATCAGCCGTACACACCCGGCGGCAGCGTCGAGACAGAGGCCTCCGACGGCGTCGTCGGCATCGGTGAGACCTACGGCAGCCGCGACCACCCCGACGAGGGGATCGCGGCCGTCCACGCCCTGGTGCCAGCCCGCCTGCACGACCAGCCCGCCTGCACGAACGGTTCAACCGGACGCCGCAGTGCCACGACTGCGACGACGTCGCCGCCATGCGGCGCAAGCACCCCGACTGGACGCAGCCACCGCTCCCGCGGTGGTGACCCCGGCCGGCCAGAACCCCACCCATGAAGGAGAACAATGATGTTCCAGGCCCGACTGCGCCAGGGCCGGCACCTCGCCGGCGCGGCTGTCTGCGCCGCTGCGCTTTTCACCCTCACCTCGTGCGGAGGGGTCCAGGGCGGCGGGGGCGGCGGCGAAGACGCCGAGAACTATCCCACCAAGACCGTGGAGTGGACCGCGCCTTCCGACCCCGGCGGCAGCACCGACCTGATATCGCGCGCCGCAGCCAAGGCGTTGGAGGACCCCCTGGGACAGTCCGTTGTGGTGGAGAACAAGCCCGGCGCCAACGGCGCCGTGGGCGGCAAGGAGATCCTGGGCCGCGAGCCCGACGGCTACAGCCTGGTCATGCTCTTCCAGTCGCTCATGTCGATCGGCCCGCACACCGTCGTCGACGATGACCCCATCGAGATGTCCGACATGGACGTCGTCTCCGGGCTGACCGTGGAGGACTACGTCCTCGTCGTCCCGGCGCAGTCGGACATCGAGACCCTCGACGACCTGCTCGCGAAGAAGTCGGTCAAGTACGGCACCACGGGCGCCGGCACCGGCAGTGAGCTGGCCCAGGCCCTCCTCTTCGGCGACGCCGGCGTCAACGCCAGCGGCATCCCATTCGACGGCGGCGCGCCCACAGTGACCGCGCTGCTGGGCAGCCAGGTGGACGTCGGCGCCGTCCATGTGGCCGAGGCCGCTCCCCATCTCACGTCCGAAAAGCTGCGTCCACTGGCGGTTTTCGCCAAGGAGCGCATCGACTTCCTGCCCGACGTGCCCACCGCTGTCGAGTCCGGCCACGACGTCGTCGTGGACCAGCGCCGCTGGGTCGCCCGCCCGGCAGGACTGCCGGACAACGTCGTCTCCGAGCTGCGAGCGGCGCTGAAGAAGGCATTCCAAGACCCGGAGTACGGCAAGTTCCTGGAGAACAACTACATCGGCCGCTGGGAGGCCTCGCCGGACGCCGTCGTCAAGCAGGTCGAGACCGCCAAGAAGCGCTACGGCGAGCTCATCGACAAGTTCGGTCTGGACCTGAAGAGCGAGGGCTGAGGCATGAGGACCCAGGCACGACTGGGGGCGCTGGTGCCGCTCGGCATCGGCGCCCTCGCCGCCCTGGCGGCCGTATCGATGGGGCTGGGTTCGCCCGCCGACCCCGGCCCCGGGCTGTGGCCCCTGATCGTGAGCCTCACCATGGTGACGCTGTCCGCCTCGCTGCTCCTCAATCCCGGCGCGGACACCGAGCAGGAGCCGTTCAGCCGGCAAACCGCCGTGGTGGCCCTGGGAGCTCTGTCGCTGGTCGCGTACACCGTGCTCATCGAGCGGGTGGGCTTCGAGGTCATGACGGTGCTCCTGCTGGTGCTGTGGATGCGCGGCTTCGGCCGGGACAGCTGGCGGCTCAGCCTGGCCGTGGCGCTGGCCGCGTGTGCGGCGTCCTATCTGCTCTTCATCGTCGCGCTGGACGTCTCGCTGCCTCATCTCGTCGCGTTCTGATCCCTCGACACCTGTGAGAACCCGATGGACTTCCTCGCTCCCGCTCTGGACGGCTTCGGCGTGGTCTTCGAGCCGCAGAACCTGCTGCACTGCCTGATCGGGGTGACCCTCGGCATGCTGGTCGGCGTACTGCCCGGCCTAGGCCCGGCCGCCACCATCGCCATCCTGCTGCCGGTCACCTACACCCTCGAACCGGCCTCGGCGATCATCCTGCTCGCCGGCATCTTCTACGGCGCCCAGTACGGCGGCACGGTCACCTCGGTGCTGCTCCGCCTGCCCGGAGAGGCCTCGACGGTGGTGACCGCCATCGACGGTTACGAGATGGCCCGCACGGGCCGCGCCGGATCCGCGCTCGGCATCGCCGCGATCGCCTCCTTCATCGGCGGCACCGTAGGCATCGTCGCACTGACCGTGGCGGCCCCGTTGGTGGCGGGCTGGGGTCTGGCCTTCGGCCCGCCGGAGTACGCCGCGCTCGCGCTGCTCGGCATCCTGATGATCTCCACCCTGAGTACCGGATCCCTGCGCCGCAGCCTCCTTGCGGGCAGCATCGGGCTGCTGCTCGCCACCGTGGGCCGCGACCCGCTCCTGGGCAGCGCTCGCTACACCTTCGGCAGCGACCAACTCGCCGACGGGCTCGACTTCGTCATCCTCGCCATGGGCCTGTTCGGCATCGGCGAGATCCTGCACAGCCTCGAAGGCCTTCGCCAAGGCGCCCCGCCGAAGCCCCGCGTCGGCCGGGCCCGGCCCAGCCGGGCGGAGTTCCTGCAGTCCAGGTGGGCGATCGCCCGGGGGACAGTGGTGGGCTTCTTCCTCGGCATCCTTCCCGGCGGCGGCGCCACGATGTCCTCGATGGTCGCGTACACGGTCGAGAAGCGCTCCTCCAGGACGCCCGAGCGGTTCGGCAAGGGCGCGATCGAGGGGGTCGCGGGCCCGGAGGCGGCCAACAACACCGCCGCCACCTCCTCGTTCATCCCACTGCTCACCCTCGGTATCCCGGCCAACGCGACCATGGCCGTCATGTTCGGCGCCCTGCTGCTGGCGGGCGTGACCCCGGGCCCGCGGATGATCGACGAACATCCCGAGGTGTTCTGGGGCGTCATCGACTCCATGTACATCGGGAACCTCTTCCTGATCATCCTCAGCATGCCGCTGATCGGGCTGTTCGTCCGCGTGCTGCGCGTCCGGGCCAGCGTCCTGGCGCCGCTGACCGTGCTCATCACCATGATCGGCGTCTACACGATCCGCTCCAGCATGTTCGACATGCTCGCCGTGGTCGTGCTCGGCGTCGTCGGCTACCTGATGAAGAAGGTCGGATTGCCGCCCGGCCCGCTCGTCCTCGCCTTCGTGCTCGGCAACCTGCTGGAGACAGACTTCCGGCGCTCGATGCGGATGTTCGACGGCGACGTGACCGGCTTCCTGGGCCGCCCCGTCTCCGCCACGCTGCTCGCCTTCGTCGTCGTCTTCACGGTCGCCGTACCCCTCCTCAGCCTCCGCAAGAAGCTCCGGCAGCCCGGACCTCCCGACACCCCCGCGACCGTCCCCCACCCCGACACCACGACCACCCCGGAGCGAACCCCGGACCACCCCCGTACGGCGGCCGAACCCGGCGGCCACAGCGAGGAGCCACAGCATCCGGGCTGAGCCCTGGACCGGGCCAGGCTGCTGTGGGGCACCAGGTGGCCGTGCGCAGCGAGCCGCGCTGGCACGCGACCACGAACACCAGCCCCGCACCTCCGAGTCGCGGGTGTACTGGGCGATGACCGCGGTGATACTGCGTCGGCCGACCGGAGCGACCGCGCCGTCCTGGCACACTGCATGAGGGGTGATCAGCTCACCCTCGGCGCGGTGCTGGCACGACTTTCGTCACAACCGGTCAGCGCCGGACCCGTGGCATCCCCAGCCCGATCCAGGAGATGATCTCCCGCTGGATCTCGTTGTTGCCGCCGCCGAAGGTGAAGATGACCGCCGAACGGTAGCCGCGTTCCAGCTCGCCGTGCAGGACTGCGCCCGTTGAGCCCTCCTTCAGGGCGCCGGGGGCGGCGACGATCTCCATGAGCCAGGCGTAGGCGTCGCGGCGGGCCTCGGAGCCGTAGACCTTGACGGCGGATGCGTCCTGGGGGGTGAGGGTGCCGTCCTGGACGGCGCCGACCATGCGCCAGTTGAGCAGCTTGAGGGCGTCGAGCCGGGCGTGGGTTTGGGCGAGGCGGCGGCGCACCCAGGGCAGGTCGGTGACGCGGCGGCCGTCGGCGAGCTTGGTCTCCATGGCCCAGCGCTGGACGTCGTGCAGGGCGCGGATCGCCATGGTGCCGTGGGCGGCCAGGGTCACGCGTTCGTGGTTGAGCTGGTTGGTGATCATCCGCCAGCCCTGGTTCTCGGCGCCGACCCGGTGGGAGACGGGGACGCGGACGTTCTCGTAGTAGCTCGCCGTGGTGTCGTGCGAGGCGAGGGTGTTGATGAGGGTGCAGGAGTAGCCGGGGTCGGTGGTCGGCACCAGGAGCATGGTGATGCCCTTGTGCGGCGGCGCGTCGGAATCCGTACGGACCGCCAGCCACACCCAGTCCGCCGTGTCGCCGTTGGTCGTCCAGATCTTCTGGCCGTTGACGACGTAGTCGTCGCCCTCCCGTACCGCGCGGGTCCGCAGCGACGCGAGGTCGGTGCCCGCGCCGGGCTCGCTGTAGCCGATGGCGAAGTCGATCTCGCCGGAGAGGATCCTCGGCAGGAAGTAGGCCTTCTGCTCCTCGGTGCCGTACCGCATGATCGTCGGGCCGACGGTGTTCAGCGCCATCAGCGGCAGCGGGACGCCGGCCTGGGCGGCCTCGTCGAAGAAGATGAACTGCTCCATCGCGGTCAGGCCGCGCCCGCCGTACTCCTCGGGCCAGCCGACGCCGAGCCAGCCGTCCGCGCCGAGCCGCCGGATGGTCTCGCGGTAGAACCGCTTCCGGGCGGCCGGGTCGCCGTGCCGGGCGTACGCGTGGTCCGGGACCAGCTCGGCGAAGTAGGCGCGCAGTTCGGTGCGCAGCCGCTGCTGCTCGGGCGTGTATTCGAGGTGCACGGCGCCTCCAGGCTCCCAAGACCGGCCCTGTCGGCGCACACCGTAGAACGTGTTACAGAAATTGGGAATGGCGAATGACGGGGAACAGCCTCCTCGGTTCAACCTCAGTTCAGCGTGGCGAGGAAGTCCGTGCACGCCCGTGCGCACGCACGGCACGCCGCCGCCGAGTCCTCCGCTCCCGGCTGCCGGTCGAAGACGTGAGCGGCCTCCAGGCACACGGTCCGGCACCACTCCACCTGGACGCGGATGCTGGTCTCGTCCACCTGGTTCTGCTCGGACAGCACACGGCAGGTCGCGTCGCAGACCTCCGCGCACATGATGCCCTTGCGTCGTACGAGTTCCTGGTTCTCGGTGCCGTCGGGGTCCACGAGGCTCGCTCGCAACGCGCACGCCCGGGCGCACTCGGTGCACGCCTGGGCACAGGCGAAGCGGTCCTCCAGGAACCGGAACAGCTCCTGCTGGGATGTCGTCACACCGCGCGGGTAGCCCCGCCGATGCCGGTCAAACCCGGTGGCGCCAAGGGTTCCGTACGGTTTTCCGGGCCCGCCGGCCGGGCACCCGGCAGGCCCTGGAACGACGACGCACGGAGGTGAGTCACATGCCCGGGCGAGAGGAGCTTCCGTCGACCCTGGAGCGGTCTTCCAAGGAGGCACAGCGCACCTGGATCAAGGCGCACGACTCGGCCGTGGAGCAGTACGGCGAGGGCGAGCGTGCGCACCGCGTGGCCTTCGGGGCGCTGAAGCACACCCACGAGAAGGTCGGCGACCACTGGGAGCGCAAGGAGGGCGGCCGCAAGGGCCCGTCGGACCCGCGGTCGGCCCGGCCCCGGCAGCAGGGCGGCCGCAGCGGCGAGGGCGTCGACGAGCGGGCCTCGAAGGAGCACCTGTACGACCTCGCGAAGCGGCTGGGCGTCGAGGGGCGCTCCCGGATGTCGAAGGCGGAGCTGCTGGACGCGGTCCGCAAGGAGAACCGCTCGCAGACCAGGTCCTCACGGTCGTCCTCCCGGTCCTCCTCGCGCTCGTCCGCACGGTCCTTGCCGGCGTCCAGGTGAGCCGGTTCATGGTGAGGACCAGGGGTACTCGCGTGCCATGACTAGCGCATGGATGGAGATGGCCGCGGGGCGTGGCGCCCTCGGCATCGGGCTGATCGTGGCGGGTGTGGTGGTCGTGGCCCTGCTGTTGGGGGCCTTCGTCCTCGGCGTGCGCGTCAAGCGCAGGGAACTGCCCACACCACGGCCCGACGAGCAGCCGCGCCTGCCCGACGGCGGCCCGGTCCGGGAGACGAGTGAGCGCCGGGAGCCGGATGAGGTCCCGAGAAGCCAGGACCGTCTGACGCCGCACGAGCTGAAGACGCACGGCAACCAGAGCGACCGGAGGAGCCCGACCCAGGAGCGTCCCCGCTGGAACGAGGGAAGCAGCGGCTCGTTCGGCAGCGGCGGCCCGGGTGGCCGCTGATCCCCGCTCCCCCGCGGCTCTCCGCCCCGTACCCCACGTCGAACGTGAACACGCCGAACGTGAACACGACGTACAGGTCGTACACGTCGTACACAGGGAAGTGAGAACCATGGCCGATCCCGCCCGCGACACCCTCCCGCTGCCGGACTACGACCATCTGCCGATCGGCGGCCTGGAGAGCCGTGTGCGGTCGCTGTCCGCGGACGAGGTGGAGGAACTGCTGGCGTACGAGAGGTCGCACGCCGACCGGCTGGTGGTGACCGAGCTGCTGGGGGCCCGTCTCGAGCAGTTGCGCGAGGGCGCGGAGCCGACGTCCGGCGATCCGGGCGCCCTGCGTCCGGAGTCGGGCGAGGGGCACGGAGGCTCTCCGGTGTCGCCCGCCACGTCCCCGCAGCCGTTCAGCCCGCCGCCGCACGGCACCCCCGACCAGCGGGGCAAGCCGAAGGGTGACCGCACGTAGGCGTCACAGCCAGCCAGAACCGACCAGAAGGGCCCGTGCCTGCGCATGGGCCCTTTTCGCGCGCCCGGGCCCCTTCCGACAGCTTCGGCCCCCCGTGAGACACATCCGAAACATTCCCTTCACGCAGGAAGTATTTAGGGGTAACGGCCGCTGCCTACCGTGCCTGCCTTGTCAGTCCCCAACCCGCAGCAAGGAGGCGTGGCATGAGTACCGAGCCACGACTGGCCGAGGTCGCCGAGCCCGAACCCGCGCAGAAGGCGGCACCAGGCGCCGATCAGGCCGTCAAGGAGACCCTCGAGGACTACACGCTGCGGTTCGCGCCGCGCAGTTACCGGCGCTGGACCCCGATGGTGGTGGCGACGACCGCGCTCGGCGGCATCGCCTACATGGCCGACTTCTCCATCGGCGCCGGCATCGGTCTGGCCCACGGGACCGGCAACGCGCTGCTCGCGATCGCCGTCGCCGCCGTCGTCATCTTCGTGACCGGCTTCCCGCTGGCCTACTACGGGGCCCGCTACAACATCGACCTGGACCTGATCACGCGCGGCTCCGGCTTCGGCTACTTCGGCTCGGTCCTCACCAGCGTCATCTTCGCCAGCTTCACC encodes the following:
- a CDS encoding glycoside hydrolase family 5 protein, producing the protein MSTATARRTGVCTFDTLKTGREEIPMISQAGKIRAIFLAVALAVAASVQGLTNQASANTATQANASQIVSDMGAGWNLGNQLEANANGYPSETAWGQPAVTQALIDKVKAAGFKTIRIPVSYLRHIGPGPDYTINSSWLNRIQQVVNYAYSRGLHVVINIHGDGYKTINGSWLICDSSSQTTIKAKYQKVWQQVAYRFKDYDQRLILESMNEEFDGQYGRPTQPCYSNINSYNQIFVDTVRKTGGNNSSRWLLVPGWNTNIDYTAGNYGFALPTDQYRSPSIPSNERRIMISVHYYSPWDFAGEESGSITQWGRAAANPSRTSSWGQEDYLDSQLKMMYDTFVTKGYPVVVGEYGAIDKSSFDPSNNRYRADFARAVTVTAKKYGAAAIYWDNGENGQYGFGLFNRRSYAVTQQGIVDAIMSGVRSAAGSPGVPSGT
- a CDS encoding CocE/NonD family hydrolase C-terminal non-catalytic domain-containing protein, with amino-acid sequence MQTSIVFRAGHRIRVQVTSSNFPRWDRNLNTGEPEENATTARVARQQVFHDPARPSRIVLPVVPPA
- a CDS encoding enoyl-CoA hydratase/isomerase family protein — translated: MEPLLVEQRGTVRWLLLNRPERRNALDITLIEALDKQITSAESDPGHRGHRRGRPDTELLCRRGLPPSWSCTGGAPTRSTSWSTCRPAFSRIAASPKPWVAVVHGSRCRRGLELALACDVVVAADTSLIGDGHLNRRLVPAGGSSVRFPGAVGRGLRRR
- a CDS encoding IclR family transcriptional regulator; protein product: MSEPEAVSGVRGVKSAARTVELLELLAARQNRPARLRELSEALGAPRSSVYALLRTLTEHGWVRTDPSGTLYSVGIRALLAGTTYLDADPYLRIVQPLINDLSARLDETIHYGRLDRTDIVYLATHESSQYLRPFSRVGRRLPAFSTALGKALLAERLDTDLADHVPDTLKPLTPNTHADHDALIKDLRATAERGYAIDNEENFVGVVCYGFSLRFTTPPIDAISCSIPIDRLSPARTEELIEAMRLTRLSIERMAPIDHTMP
- a CDS encoding tripartite tricarboxylate transporter substrate binding protein, which codes for MFQARLRQGRHLAGAAVCAAALFTLTSCGGVQGGGGGGEDAENYPTKTVEWTAPSDPGGSTDLISRAAAKALEDPLGQSVVVENKPGANGAVGGKEILGREPDGYSLVMLFQSLMSIGPHTVVDDDPIEMSDMDVVSGLTVEDYVLVVPAQSDIETLDDLLAKKSVKYGTTGAGTGSELAQALLFGDAGVNASGIPFDGGAPTVTALLGSQVDVGAVHVAEAAPHLTSEKLRPLAVFAKERIDFLPDVPTAVESGHDVVVDQRRWVARPAGLPDNVVSELRAALKKAFQDPEYGKFLENNYIGRWEASPDAVVKQVETAKKRYGELIDKFGLDLKSEG
- a CDS encoding tripartite tricarboxylate transporter TctB family protein, producing MRTQARLGALVPLGIGALAALAAVSMGLGSPADPGPGLWPLIVSLTMVTLSASLLLNPGADTEQEPFSRQTAVVALGALSLVAYTVLIERVGFEVMTVLLLVLWMRGFGRDSWRLSLAVALAACAASYLLFIVALDVSLPHLVAF
- a CDS encoding tripartite tricarboxylate transporter permease encodes the protein MDFLAPALDGFGVVFEPQNLLHCLIGVTLGMLVGVLPGLGPAATIAILLPVTYTLEPASAIILLAGIFYGAQYGGTVTSVLLRLPGEASTVVTAIDGYEMARTGRAGSALGIAAIASFIGGTVGIVALTVAAPLVAGWGLAFGPPEYAALALLGILMISTLSTGSLRRSLLAGSIGLLLATVGRDPLLGSARYTFGSDQLADGLDFVILAMGLFGIGEILHSLEGLRQGAPPKPRVGRARPSRAEFLQSRWAIARGTVVGFFLGILPGGGATMSSMVAYTVEKRSSRTPERFGKGAIEGVAGPEAANNTAATSSFIPLLTLGIPANATMAVMFGALLLAGVTPGPRMIDEHPEVFWGVIDSMYIGNLFLIILSMPLIGLFVRVLRVRASVLAPLTVLITMIGVYTIRSSMFDMLAVVVLGVVGYLMKKVGLPPGPLVLAFVLGNLLETDFRRSMRMFDGDVTGFLGRPVSATLLAFVVVFTVAVPLLSLRKKLRQPGPPDTPATVPHPDTTTTPERTPDHPRTAAEPGGHSEEPQHPG